GGACTCCAGTCCCGCTTCCAGGCTACGTCCACGCGGGTGCGTGACAAGACGGATGACGAGACGCTCGGTGACCGGGTTCACCTTGCCGCCGAGCAGGCTGCGCAGCAGCTGGCTCTTGGCGGCGGCGGTGGCCGCACGGTCGGTGAGCGCGGCGCGCAGCTCGGTGCTGGAAGAGACGATCCGGCCGAAGCGGAAGACCTCGTCCTCGACGTTGTCCAGCGCGGCACCCTGCTGGGCGGCCGTGAGGTCGGCGGTGGCCGCCAGCGCCTCCAGCGCGTCCACCAGGTCGCGGGACTGCGACCAGCGGGACCGGACCATGCCGGACACCAGGTCGAGGGTCTCCCCGCCGACCTGTCCGTTCAGCAGGCGCCCGGCCAGCTCGGCCTTGGCCTCGCCGGACTGCGCCGGGTCCGTGATGACCCGACGCAGCGAGACCTCACGGTCGAGCAGCGCGGTGACGGCAGCCAGCTCACCGGCGAGCTTCGACGCGTCGACGGACGTGTTGTCCGTCAGTGCGTCGAGGCGCTCGCGCGCGGAGGCCAGTGCCTCGCGGCTCGCTCCGTTCATCGGGCGGCCCCGTTCGACGCCGCCTTCTCCTCAAGTTCGCCGAGGAAGCGGTCGATCGTGCGGCTCTGCCGGGCGTGGTCCTCCAGGGACTCGCCGACGAGCTTTCCGGCCAGGTCGGTGGCGAGCTTGCCCACGTCCTGACGCAGTGCGTGCGAGGCGGCCTTGCGGTCGGCCTCGATCTGGGCGTGGCCGGCAGCGATGATCTCCTCACGCTGCCGCTGGCCCTCTGCGCGCAGTTCTTCCTTGAGCGCAGTGCCCTGCTCCAGCGCTTCCTGGCGCAGGCGCGCGGCCTCGTGCCGGGCCTCGGCGAGCTGGGCCTTGTACTGCTCCAGCACGCTCTGGGC
Above is a window of Streptomyces subrutilus DNA encoding:
- a CDS encoding F0F1 ATP synthase subunit delta, with the translated sequence MNGASREALASARERLDALTDNTSVDASKLAGELAAVTALLDREVSLRRVITDPAQSGEAKAELAGRLLNGQVGGETLDLVSGMVRSRWSQSRDLVDALEALAATADLTAAQQGAALDNVEDEVFRFGRIVSSSTELRAALTDRAATAAAKSQLLRSLLGGKVNPVTERLVIRLVTHPRGRSLEAGLESLSKLAAERRDRMVATVTSAVPLSDVQKQRLGAVLATLYGRAMHLNLDVDPEVLGGISVRVGDEVIDGTIADRLAEASRRMAG
- a CDS encoding F0F1 ATP synthase subunit B — its product is MNLLVLAAEGGENPLIPPIPELVIGLIAFVIVFGFLAKKLLPNINKVLDERREAIEGGIEKAEAAQTEAQSVLEQYKAQLAEARHEAARLRQEALEQGTALKEELRAEGQRQREEIIAAGHAQIEADRKAASHALRQDVGKLATDLAGKLVGESLEDHARQSRTIDRFLGELEEKAASNGAAR